The proteins below come from a single Chelmon rostratus isolate fCheRos1 chromosome 12, fCheRos1.pri, whole genome shotgun sequence genomic window:
- the LOC121615529 gene encoding proenkephalin-A-like — protein sequence MAPSAHSSCLWMMVLGTCVSLGVGTDCGKECALCVYRLLGQRSGFSSLTCSLECEGGLDSQKLRLCREFLLEEENHIPLFADPRQQQEQEEVGTVTTDDKDATSQEHQLAKKYGGFMKRYGGFMSRRSSSPEGALEDPGNQDDDENVRLGILKILNAGAEHGSEGDGQGGEAVKRYGGFMRRAEDGVVQGDLLEAVLGRGLKKRYGGFMRRVGRPEWLVDSSKSGGVLKRDWESGSELQKRYGGFMD from the exons ATGGCTCCCTCCGCACACAGCAGCTGCCTGTGGATGATGGTCCTCGGCACATGTGTGTCGCTGGGGGTTGGAACGGACTGCGGGAAGgagtgtgcactgtgtgtgtaccGTCTGCTGGGACAGCGGTCTGGTTTCTCCTCCCTG ACATGCTCACTTGAGTGTGAGGGTGGGTTGGACAGCCAGAAGCTCCGCCTGTGCCGGGAATTCCTTCTGGAGGAGGAAAACCACATTCCTCTGTTTGCTGACCCCCGTcaacagcaggaacaggaagaaGTGGGTACCGTGACAACTGACGATAAGGACGCAACATCACAAGAACACCAGCTGGCCAAGAAGTACGGCGGTTTTATGAAGCGCTATGGTGGTTTTATGTCTCGTCGTTCCTCCTCTCCAGAGGGGGCACTCGAGGATCCTGGAAACCAGGATGACGATGAAAACGTTCGCCTGGGGATCCTAAAAATTCTTAATGCAGGGGCTGAGCACGGCAGTGAGGGGGATGGTCAGGGAGGTGAGGCAGTGAAGAGGTATGGAGGCTTCATGCGTCGGGCTGAAGATGGGGTAGTGCAGGGTGACCTGCTGGAGGCAGTGTTAGGCCGTGGGCTCAAGAAGCGCTACGGAGGGTTCATGAGGCGTGTGGGCAGGCCTGAGTGGCTGGTGGACAGCAGCAAGAGTGGGGGGGTTTTGAAACGGGATTGGGAGAGTGGCAGCGAGCTACAGAAGAGATACGGTGGGTTCATGGACTAG